CAGGTCAATCCCGAGCGGTATGTGCGCAACGGGTTTTCCACGCCCTTGCGGCCGTCGGCTCGACTGGCCTGGGATGGGGTGAGTCATCCGCGGTGGTTATGTGGGACTTTTTTGCGGACTCTCGCGCAGCACGGGATGCCGCATTTCGAGAACTGGCGGGCGGAGCGGGGGGCGCCTATTTTGTCCGCAACGGTGGAGCGGGATTTTCAGGCTCGAGATCATTTGTCCTGGGAGCATTTGCGGCGCATTCGATCTTTGTGGAGGGGGCCTTTGATCGTCAAAGGGATCTTGCGGTGGCAGGATGCTGTGATTGCTCGGGACTCTGGCGTAGACGGGATTATTGTTTCCAACCATGGGGGGAGGCAGATGGATTCTGCGGTTTCTCCGTTGATGGTTTTGCCGGAGATTGCTCGGGCTGTGCCTGATGTAGTGTTGATGATGGATAGTGGAGTCCGGCGGGGGACTGATGTTTTGAAGGCTCTTGCCTTGGGGGCTCGGTGTGTTTTTATTGGGCGTTCTTTTAATTACGCCGCTACCGTTGGGGGTAGTGCTGGGGTTGCGCACGCCGTGGGGATTTTGCGGGCTGAGATTCAGCGGAATATGGCTTTGTTGGGGATCAATCGTTTGGATGAACTGGATTCTTCGTTTGTTCGGGATTTGTCCAGGTTTTAGTTGTTTCTATTGAACTCAGGTGTTGGGCGGGAGCTTTGCTTCTTGCTTGGCGGGATTTTTATTTCTCATTTTCTTCTCTTGTCAGAGGGTGGAGCTGGGGGCTTGCGCGCCCCCAGACCCGCGGTAACTTTCTTTTGTTGGGACAAAAGAAAGTCACCAAAGAAAAACCCTTGAAGACGAGCTCGAGGCTCGGTCGGGCCATTGCTTCGCTCGGCCTGGGGAATGTGCCTTCGAACGCTCTAACGGCAACAGTTTGGACAAGGGTTGATCCAGAGCCATGGCCCCGCTGCGCGGGTCGAGGCTGAGAGGGTAAGAACAGTTGACCGCACTGAGCACAGTGAGGGGGCCGCGTACGTCCAATCGCCATGCGCGTTGCTCGCATGGGCCGAGACCGCACTGGCGGGTCGAACGGGAGATTTAACGGGACCGCTAGCCGGCCGCGAAGTGGGCGCACCGACCAAATCGTCAAGCCGGGCGAATGCAAAATAGACCATTACCGTTCAATACTCCGATTCCACCGAGAATTCCAAGCCGCCCGATTGGCATTAACCGAAGCCCAATCCACCGTAACAGCCGTCTTCAACCACTCCTTGATCTCAGCCACCTGAGCAATCCCAGCTCCCACCACGGGCGCCTTAGGATTGGTAGGCACGATATTCCCATGCTCCAGCATATTGGCCTGAGCCTGCGGAGTAAGCAAAAACTCGGCAAGCTTCTGAGCCAGCTCGGGCTCCGAGTTATTGGCAATAACACACTGCCCCACCATCAACAAAACAGCCCCCTCTTTCGGCTGCGCATACTCCACCGGAATCCCGCGTGCCTTGAGAGCAGCCACCCCGCTAGGGGTCAAGGGAAACAAGGCAGCCTCCCCCGTCTGAACCATCTCGGAAATCTTCGCCGAGCTCGGGATGTACTCCAGCACATTCGGCCCCACCGTCTTGGGCCAGGCCGCGAACCCCGGCTCCACGTTCTGGTCGTTCCCGCCTTGAATCCGGTTGAACATCAAAAAGCCATGCAGGCCAAACGAAGACGAGGTGATCGAAGGAAACACCAACTTGCCCTTGTATTTGGGGTCCGCCATGTCCATCCACGAGGTCGGCGCCGCCCAGCCCTTCTCCGCGAACATCTTCTTGTTGTAGGCCAGCCCCGTCATACCCAGGCTGATCGAAGTCGCCATGTCGTCCTTGAAGCGCGCGACCGGGTAGATCTCCTTCAAGGTAGCGCTAGGCCGCTGCTTCTCGCACAACCCCATGCCGATGGCCCGCACCATCACGCCGTCGTCCAGGAACATGACGTGCATCTGCGGCTTGTCCTTGTTGGCCTGGGCCTTGGCCAGGATGTCGGCCGAGGTGCCGGGCACCACCACCACTTTCACGTTGTTCTGCTTCTCGAAAGCCGGGAATACGAACTGGGTGTACGCCTTCTCCATCGTGCCGCCGTTCATGCCGATGTAGATCGTCTTGGTCTGGGCCTGCGCGCCCAGGCAGACCGCCAGGGAGGCGACGGCTGTCAGCAGGCGCCGGGCGATGGGAAAACGGTGGAAAGCAGTGCGGTTCATCGTCAGTCCTTTACGGAAGAAATGGCAGGAGATAAGTCGGAAATGGCAGTGGCCGAACCAGCCGAAAACCGACCGATGGAAAACGCGTCGATTGGCGTAGTGCTGGCGCCGGTGCAGGCCAGCTCGGCCAGCACCTCGCCGGCGGCCGGGCCGATCTGAAAACCCGCGCCGGCAAAACCGAATCCGTGCAGCAGCCCGGGCGTGGTGAGGCTGGCGCCCAGCACCGGCTGGCGGTCGGGCAGATAACCCTCGGTGCCGCTCCAGGTGCGGATGATCTGGGCATGGCGCAGCGCCGGCAGCAGCGCGATGGCCTGCGCGGTGAGCGCCACGATGGTGTCGTGGGTGGACCGGGCGCGGTCGGCGTCGAGCGCCACGCCCTGGCCGCCACCCAGCACCAGGTTGCCGCGTGCCACCTGCCGGCCGTAGACGCCGCCGCCCTCCACGCCCAGGCTCCAGTCCATGAAGTGCGGCAGGGGGCTGGTGACCGCCATCGCCGGGTGGCCGGAGCGCATGGGCACCGGCTCGCCGAACTGCGCGGCCAGGCCACCGGCCCAGGCGCCGGCGCAATTGATCAGCTGCGCCGCGCGCAGCTCCAGCCGCCCTGTCGACGAATGCAGGGTGAAACCGCCGCCGTCGTGCTCGACCGCGTCGACCGGCGTGCGTTCGAAGATCTCCGCCCCGGCCCGTTGCGCGGCGCGGGCAAAAGCGGGTGACACCAGGCGCGGATTGGCCTGGCCGTCTTCCGGGCAGAGCGATCCGCCGACCGCCTTGCCGCCCAGCCACGGGCAGAGCGCGCGCAGGCGTTCGCCGGAGATGAGTTCGATGCCCAGGTCGAAGTCACGCGAGAGATCGCGGTACCGCTCCAGCGAGGCCATGTCCGCCTCGCTGCGGGCGATCTTGAAATGGCCGGACCGGAGGTACTCGCCATCGACGCCGATCAGCTCCGGCAGCCGCGCCCAGATCGCGTGCGCCCGCAGCGACAGCGGCAGCTGCACCGGCGCCCGGCCCTGGCGGCGCACGCCGCCGTAGTTGACGCCGCTGGAGCGCGAGCCGCAGAGGTCGCGCTCCAGCAGCACCACGCGTCGCCCCAGGCGCCGCAGCGCAAGCGCGGCCGAGGCGCCGACGATGCCGCCGCCGATGATGGCCACGTCGGTGTCGATGCGGCGCGTCACGATGCGGTCTCCGGCGCCACCACCAGGCCCATCGGAATCGGCTTGATCGGCGCCTGACCGCGCAGCCGGCCGACCTGCGCCACCGGTACGCCGGCCGCATGGGCCAGCAGTTCGGCCGCCGCCGCGCCGCACATGCGGCCCTGGCAGCGGCCCATGCCGACGCGTGACAAGGCCTTGAGGCGGTTCATCTCGTCGGCGCCGGTGCAGCGCACGACCGCGCGCAGATCGCCGGCGGTGATGTTCTCGCAGCGGCAGACGACAAGCTCGTCCGGCGCCTGCGCCGCCCAGTCCTCGGGAAACGGAAACGCCCGCTCCAGCCCGCGCCGGAAGGAGCCGATGCGCGACAGGCGCTTTTCGAGCGACGTGGCACGGGCGGCATCGACCGCCACGCCGTCGTCCTGCAGCAGGGCCAGCGCCGCCCGCTCGCCAGCCCACTCGGCCGCGTCCGCGCCCATGATGCCGGCGCCGTCGCCCGCCAGGTAGACGCCCGGCACGCTGCTGCGGCCGGCCGCGTCGCGCTCGGGCAGATGGGCGCGCTGCATCGGCGCGAAGGCGAAGCGGCAGCCGAGCAGGTCGGCCAGTTGGGTTTCCGAACGCAGCGCATGACCGAAGCCGACCGCGTCGCAGGCCAGGGTGCGCTCGGCCGTGCCGTCGTGGAAGACCACGCCGTCGACACGCTCGTCGCCCATCACGCGCACCGGCCGCACGCCGCCATGCAGCGCCACGCCATGGGCACGCAGCCATGCGACATAGAACAGGCCTTTGGCCAGCGTGGCCGGCTGGCCGAGCATGCGCGGCAGCGCCGCGACCTGGTCGGACAAAGCGGCGGTGTCCAGCACCGCGACCACCTCGGCACCCGCCTTGGCGTACTGGTAGGCGACCAGGTAGAGCAACGGTCCGCTGCCCATGAAGACGACACGCCCACCGATCGCGCAACCCTGGAACTTGAGCGCGACCTGCGCGCCGCCCAGGCCGTAGACCCCGGGCAGCGTCCAGCCCGGTACCGGCAGGATCCGGTCGGTGGCGCCGGTGGCGACGATCACCCGGTCGTAGGCCACCGCGCGGGTGCTGCCGCTGGCCGCGTCCAGCACGTCGAGGCGGCCGGGCTGCGCGCTCCACACCAGGCTGTCGGGTCGGTAGTCGATGCGCTCGGCGATGCCGTCGATGGCCGCGTGTACCGCCCTCGCCCGTCCGGCCTCGGTACCGTAGAGCTTCTCGGCCGGGCGTTCGAAGTGGGCGGGCGGCCGGCGGTAGATCTGGCCACCGGCGCGTGCGGCCTCGTCGAGCAACACCGGCCGCAGGCCGTGCGCCACCAGGGTCTGCGCGGCGCGGATGCCGGCCGGCCCCGCGCCGACGATGACGGCGCATGTCATACCACGCCCTCTTGCGTTACCAGCGACATGCCCTCGGCCACGAAGGTGGAACAGGCGCGCAGCGCGGCGCCTTCGGCGGTGCGCACCCAGCAATCCTGGCAGGCGCCCATCAGGCAGAAACCCGCGCGCGGCTGGCCACTGAACTCGTTGCGGCGCAGGCTGGACTGGCAGGTGAGCACCGCCGTCAGTACCGTGTCGCCCTGCAGCGCGGTGGCCGGGCGGCCGTCGAGCAGAAAGCGCACCGGCGGGCGCGCCGTCTCGGCCAGGCGTCTGAATTGCGGGCCGTTCATTTGCCGCCGACCAGAATGCGGTCCAGGCCGTAGAGCCGGTCGAGCACCACCATCGCGCAGGCCGTCAACGCCACCATCAGCGCCGACACCGCCGCCATCAGCGGATCGATCGACTCCGTGGCGTACATGTACATGCGCACCGGCAGCGTCACCGTGCTGGGCGAGGTCACGAAGATCGACATGGTCACCTCGTCGAAGCTGTTGATGAAGGCCAGCATCCAGCCGCCGGTGACCCCGGGCAGGATCATCGGCAGCGTGATGCGCCGGAACACCGTGGCCGCCGATGCGCCCAGCGACTGCGCGGCCTGCTCGGCGCTGCGGTCAAAACCCACCAGCGCCGCCACCACCAGCCGCAGCGTGTAGGGCGTGACGATGAGCGCATGCGCCAGGATCAGAAAGCCGAAACTGCCGGTGCCGCCGACCAGCGCGAACAGCCGCAGCAACGCCACGCCCAGCACCAGATGGGGAATCAGCAGCGGCGACAGAAACAGGCCGTTGAGAAAGCCACGCCCCGGAAACGAATACCGGGTGATCGCCATGCCCGCCGGCACCGCCAGCACCGTGGCGATGGTGGCCGAGGCCAGCGCCAGCCAGAGGCTGTTCCAGAACGACTGCATGAAATCCGGATGCACGAACACCGCCCGGAACCAGCGCAGCGACAGCTCGGTGGTCGGCAGCGTCAGCGTGTTTTCCGGCGTGAAGGCCACCACGCACACTACCAGCAGCGGCGCCAGCATGAAGGCGATGACGAGGGCGTTGAAGGTCAGGGCGATCGGCCCGTTCTTGCTCATCTGGCTCATGGCGTCACCCCAGGGATTTCTTGTAGCGGCCTTCGACCAGCCGGTTGTAGCTGAGCATCACCAGCAGGTTGGCCACCAGCAGCGTCAGCGCGATGGCCGCGCCCAGCGGCCAGTTGAGCTCGTGCAGGTATTCGTCGTAGACCACCGTCGCGACCATCTTCAGCCGCCGCCCGCCCAGCAGTCCGGGAATGGCGAAGGAACTCGCCGACAGGCCAAACACGATCAGGCTGCCCGACAGAATGCCGGGCATCACCTGCGGCAGCACGATGCGCCGCAGCGTGGTGAAGGGCGTGGCGGCCAGCGACAGCGCGGCGTTCTCCACGCCCGCGTCGAGCTTCTGCAGCGAGGTCCACACCGGAATCACCATGAAGGGCAGCATCACGTGCACCAGCGCGATGACGATGGCCGTCTCGGTGTAGAGGATCTTCACCGGCCCCATGCCGAGCAGTTTCAGCACGCCGTTCACCAGCCCTTCCGGTCCCAGCAACATGCTCCAGCCGAAGGCCCGGACCACCACCGACACCAGCAGCGGCGCCAGCACCACCAGCAGCAGGATGGAGCGCCAGGGGTTGGACATGCGGCTCAGCACATAGGCCTCGGCCGTGCCGATGAACACACAGATCAGCGCCACCAGCGCCGAGATCCAGAAGGTGCGCCAGAAGATGCCGTAGAAGTAGTCGTCGGTGACGATGGCGCGGTAGTGCTCCAGCGTGAACTCGCCCGCCTTCGGCCCGGTCGCCGGGTCGTACACATTGAAGGACAGCACCGCCGTGAGCGCCAGCGGCACCAGCAGCAGGGTGATGAACAGCAGCAGCGCGGGCGCGGACATCCACCACGGCGTCGCCCGACCGCCGCGCGCGGGCGTTGCGCTCATGCCGACGCTCCGGCGGCAACGGGCTGCTGGTCGAGTGCCAGCACGCGGGTGCAGGTGTCCGGCCAGTCGATGCCCGAACGCTGGCCTTCTTCCAGCACGATGCGGCCGTCATTGGCGCACAGCACGGTGAGCTCGCCGATGTCGGTCGCCAGCCGGTAGAGCCACTGGCTGCCCAGGAAGAAACGCTCCACCACCTCGCCGACCAGCCGGCCGGCGCCCACCGGCACCAGCTGCAGCTTTTCGGGCCGGATCGTCATCAGCACCGACACGCCGGGACGAAAGCCCGGTTCGGCCAGCGGCACCGAAACCGAGCCGACACGCACCGCCTGCAGGTCGTCTTCACCCTCGATGCGGCCGTCGAGAATGTTGGCCTTGCCGACGAAGGTCGAGATGAAGCGGGTGCGCGGATGTTCGTAGACCTGGAACGGGTGGTCGATCTGCGTCGCCCGGCCCGCTTCCATCACCACCACCCGGTCGCTGACCGACATGGCTTCGGCCTGGTCGTGGGTCACCATCACTGTCGTGGTGCCGACCTTGCGCTGGATCTGCCGCAGCTCGAACTGCATCTCCTCGCGCAGCTTGGCGTCGAGGTTGGACAGGGGCTCGTCGAGCAGCAGCACCGGCGGCTCGATCACCAGCGCGCGCGCCAGCGCCACCCGCTGCCGCTGGCCGCCGGAGAGTTCACGTGGGTAGCGCCTGGCGTGGGCATCCAGATGCACCAGCGCGAGCGCGCGGCGCACGCGGTCGGCGCGCTCGGCCTTGGGGCATTTGCGCATTTCCAGGCCGAAGGCCACGTTGGCCTCCACCGTCATGTGCGGAAACAGCGCGTAGCTCTGGAACACGATGCCCAGGCCGCGTGTGTTGGCCTTGGCATGGGTGATGTCGCGGCCGTCGAGCTCGATGCGGCCGGCGCTCACCGGCTCGAAGCCCGCGATCATCTGCAAGGTGGTGGTCTTGCCGCAGCCCGAGGGGCCGAGCAGCGAGACGAAC
The nucleotide sequence above comes from Xylophilus sp. GOD-11R. Encoded proteins:
- a CDS encoding alpha-hydroxy acid oxidase, producing MPASLKNVYSLQDFEALARRKLPRQLFSYIVNGADDESTLQNNRRAFERYGFVPRMLEGVAGRSQKISLFGQEYDSPFGISPVGLAAMWCFRGDLVLAQTAHAQNVPAVMSGASLIRMEEVAAAAPRTWFQAYMPGDPARVEALIERIRVAGFKTLVVTVDLPVQVNPERYVRNGFSTPLRPSARLAWDGVSHPRWLCGTFLRTLAQHGMPHFENWRAERGAPILSATVERDFQARDHLSWEHLRRIRSLWRGPLIVKGILRWQDAVIARDSGVDGIIVSNHGGRQMDSAVSPLMVLPEIARAVPDVVLMMDSGVRRGTDVLKALALGARCVFIGRSFNYAATVGGSAGVAHAVGILRAEIQRNMALLGINRLDELDSSFVRDLSRF
- a CDS encoding ABC transporter substrate-binding protein, with the protein product MNRTAFHRFPIARRLLTAVASLAVCLGAQAQTKTIYIGMNGGTMEKAYTQFVFPAFEKQNNVKVVVVPGTSADILAKAQANKDKPQMHVMFLDDGVMVRAIGMGLCEKQRPSATLKEIYPVARFKDDMATSISLGMTGLAYNKKMFAEKGWAAPTSWMDMADPKYKGKLVFPSITSSSFGLHGFLMFNRIQGGNDQNVEPGFAAWPKTVGPNVLEYIPSSAKISEMVQTGEAALFPLTPSGVAALKARGIPVEYAQPKEGAVLLMVGQCVIANNSEPELAQKLAEFLLTPQAQANMLEHGNIVPTNPKAPVVGAGIAQVAEIKEWLKTAVTVDWASVNANRAAWNSRWNRSIER
- a CDS encoding NAD(P)/FAD-dependent oxidoreductase, giving the protein MVTRRIDTDVAIIGGGIVGASAALALRRLGRRVVLLERDLCGSRSSGVNYGGVRRQGRAPVQLPLSLRAHAIWARLPELIGVDGEYLRSGHFKIARSEADMASLERYRDLSRDFDLGIELISGERLRALCPWLGGKAVGGSLCPEDGQANPRLVSPAFARAAQRAGAEIFERTPVDAVEHDGGGFTLHSSTGRLELRAAQLINCAGAWAGGLAAQFGEPVPMRSGHPAMAVTSPLPHFMDWSLGVEGGGVYGRQVARGNLVLGGGQGVALDADRARSTHDTIVALTAQAIALLPALRHAQIIRTWSGTEGYLPDRQPVLGASLTTPGLLHGFGFAGAGFQIGPAAGEVLAELACTGASTTPIDAFSIGRFSAGSATAISDLSPAISSVKD
- a CDS encoding NAD(P)/FAD-dependent oxidoreductase, encoding MTCAVIVGAGPAGIRAAQTLVAHGLRPVLLDEAARAGGQIYRRPPAHFERPAEKLYGTEAGRARAVHAAIDGIAERIDYRPDSLVWSAQPGRLDVLDAASGSTRAVAYDRVIVATGATDRILPVPGWTLPGVYGLGGAQVALKFQGCAIGGRVVFMGSGPLLYLVAYQYAKAGAEVVAVLDTAALSDQVAALPRMLGQPATLAKGLFYVAWLRAHGVALHGGVRPVRVMGDERVDGVVFHDGTAERTLACDAVGFGHALRSETQLADLLGCRFAFAPMQRAHLPERDAAGRSSVPGVYLAGDGAGIMGADAAEWAGERAALALLQDDGVAVDAARATSLEKRLSRIGSFRRGLERAFPFPEDWAAQAPDELVVCRCENITAGDLRAVVRCTGADEMNRLKALSRVGMGRCQGRMCGAAAAELLAHAAGVPVAQVGRLRGQAPIKPIPMGLVVAPETAS
- a CDS encoding (2Fe-2S)-binding protein; translated protein: MNGPQFRRLAETARPPVRFLLDGRPATALQGDTVLTAVLTCQSSLRRNEFSGQPRAGFCLMGACQDCWVRTAEGAALRACSTFVAEGMSLVTQEGVV
- a CDS encoding ABC transporter permease, with product MSKNGPIALTFNALVIAFMLAPLLVVCVVAFTPENTLTLPTTELSLRWFRAVFVHPDFMQSFWNSLWLALASATIATVLAVPAGMAITRYSFPGRGFLNGLFLSPLLIPHLVLGVALLRLFALVGGTGSFGFLILAHALIVTPYTLRLVVAALVGFDRSAEQAAQSLGASAATVFRRITLPMILPGVTGGWMLAFINSFDEVTMSIFVTSPSTVTLPVRMYMYATESIDPLMAAVSALMVALTACAMVVLDRLYGLDRILVGGK
- a CDS encoding ABC transporter permease produces the protein MSATPARGGRATPWWMSAPALLLFITLLLVPLALTAVLSFNVYDPATGPKAGEFTLEHYRAIVTDDYFYGIFWRTFWISALVALICVFIGTAEAYVLSRMSNPWRSILLLVVLAPLLVSVVVRAFGWSMLLGPEGLVNGVLKLLGMGPVKILYTETAIVIALVHVMLPFMVIPVWTSLQKLDAGVENAALSLAATPFTTLRRIVLPQVMPGILSGSLIVFGLSASSFAIPGLLGGRRLKMVATVVYDEYLHELNWPLGAAIALTLLVANLLVMLSYNRLVEGRYKKSLG
- a CDS encoding ABC transporter ATP-binding protein, with the protein product MSFLQLSGVSKLYGTTRAVSDMNLSVEKGEFVSLLGPSGCGKTTTLQMIAGFEPVSAGRIELDGRDITHAKANTRGLGIVFQSYALFPHMTVEANVAFGLEMRKCPKAERADRVRRALALVHLDAHARRYPRELSGGQRQRVALARALVIEPPVLLLDEPLSNLDAKLREEMQFELRQIQRKVGTTTVMVTHDQAEAMSVSDRVVVMEAGRATQIDHPFQVYEHPRTRFISTFVGKANILDGRIEGEDDLQAVRVGSVSVPLAEPGFRPGVSVLMTIRPEKLQLVPVGAGRLVGEVVERFFLGSQWLYRLATDIGELTVLCANDGRIVLEEGQRSGIDWPDTCTRVLALDQQPVAAGASA